Within the Trichoderma breve strain T069 chromosome 3, whole genome shotgun sequence genome, the region GCCCTCACCTTTGCAATGTCCCTGTATAGTGTCAGAGGATAGCTTATTCCCATGCAAAACACAGCAATGGAGACTCTTCTATCCGTCAACAGCCCCAGCACCGGCACATTCGCCAGGTCGGTCCAGATGGCTGTCAACACGTGTGGAATCGTATCGCCGACAATGACTCCAAAGGCCACCATGCCGCCAAAGGCAAACACCCATTGCGCAACGCTGATGGCAATGAGTCCCGGCCGCCCAAAGCAATGCTGCACCGTGCCCTGAaagctgctggtgccgcTCAGCTTGctgttgatgacgatgaggcaGATGGTCCAGTCCACCACAATCGTCAGGGCAATGAGGAGCAGCGTGCCCGCCAGCAGGCCCGCTTGCCGCATTGCATATGGCTGgccgatgatgccggcgccgatgatggaATTGGCCATGTTCATAAAGGCAGACTTGAGCCCAGACTTGGGCCGCCGCAGCTCGGCCTCGGCCGCGTtctcctcgtcgccctcgCCAGCATCATCCCACTCTCGGGCCACGGTTATACTCGGCGCCTCGAGGTCCGTCAGCAGCGGCACGCGGTGCGAGTCGTGGCCGGAGCCGGAGTCGTCGAAGTCGAATCGATCGGCCGACGAAAAGGACGACGAGGTCGAGGGCCGGCCGTTGGGAGCGTCGCTGAAGTTGAGGATGCGCGGCGTCAGATCGAACTGGACTCTGCCGGGGGTCCGCGGCGTCTTGACTTCGGGCTCGAAATCGGGGCGCGACGACTTGAGGacgctggtgatgatgccgaggtcgccgccattgccattgcgcTCTGTCTCTGGCTCGGGATATTGGGCGAGCAGGCCGCGGTCTTCGTCGTGCAAGCTGATCTCGCCGtggttcttcttggccatggtCATTGTAAGGCGGCGTCTTGCCCGGCCACCATTTTCGCCCGGGCAGCAGCGATTAATAAAAGCAAAGcgcagcaaagcaaaacagGACGAAGTAAAATGACAATTTCCGTTCTGTGTCTGCCTAGTCGGACAGCTGAGAAATCCGAAATCCAGCAGGAAAAAAAGTCCGTCGAAAATAAACAAATGGCAAATATCGCGGCGACAGATTCAGGGGCTGCAGGGCCAGAATCGTGTTTGTTGAAatgcgctggagctgcatgCAATTCGATCATTACGGAGTTTGGAGGTACGCAATGGACGATCCCGTAGGGGGACTAGCGCGGCTGACAGATGATGAAAGTGGTTCCCGACTAGGATAAGCGGCGCAGCGGGCTGGCGGAGCGTAGTCGCTGGAATTAGTGGACAATAGGCCTAGAAGCCCCCGTAACTCCATTAACGGGTCTGGTGGCATTTTCTAGCTGCTCGCGGAATAATTGGAAGCTTGTTGTCATCGGGCTGTTGATTTAGAATCAATAGACGGACGGTGAGTGAATAAGAATTAAAGTAAATGACGGAAAATTGGCATTGTCTTAATAGCAGAAGGAAAAACCGGGGAAAGATTCTAGTGCTAAAACAGAATGAATGCAATTGGAGCATCTAGCATTGTAATTGCAATTGGCGTGCGAGTGACAAGATACGGCAAAGCCATGAACTCGACTTACACCCACCACTTGGTAGACGTCTTGAACAGACATGATAGGATGACTTATTAAGTACTCTGTGTGATCTTTTCGCCAATGAATAATGGAATATGTATAAACTAAGACATCTCATCATAGTTGCATAGCTGGAGATTAGGTACATAGAGGCACCGTTATGTATTCTTATCTGTTTAATCGACCGATTCGGAGTCTCCCATAACAGAGTCTAGGCCTCTGTTGGAGGTTCACGTTAGCAATGTGATTTGGAAAGTTCCAGAAAACGCACCTGGTATTTGAAATCGTCTTTCAGCTAAAAATCTGGCGTCAAAATAGACAATCTTTTGGGCAACAAACAGTTACACTTAGTACTACGGTTTGTTATAGGGTGGGCAAGAGGCAGCACAAGTATCGGCATCAGCAGATGCCCTTTATCGAAATAATGTGTGGATACCTAAATGAACATTCGCCTGCTCATATTATATCTAGAATACAGTGGATTGCTCATATGTACTCTCGGGGTGATACAATCTGTTCTCCGTCGGATTTTCTAGCTGTGTCATCTACAGACAAACTTCTATACTTTGCCTGGACAATGATGCCGACACCAAAGTATAACACACGCTTCACGAAGCTTCAAACTGTGATGGCTTTTCTCGGAATCTTCTGCCCTCTCTTTCGTAAAAGCTTGTCCAACGCCTTCTCTGTTTGATTCGAATCGGATCTGTAGGCAGCACATAAAAGATGCGCTCCCCgtgccaaaaaaaaaaaaaaaaaaaaaaaaagtttcttcctcgtcttcgtcaccttgacatcttcaaattCCTTCAACTACACTACGTATATTCAGTTGCGGTATTCTAAATACATCAAAGCAAAATGGCTCAGTTGTTCGATTTACCTCTTCAGGTGAAACACAGGATCTTGGCCTACCTAGATACCTCTGCTCCCCCCAATCCCACCAAATTTCCCTCGCAAAGCAGGCGATCTGAGCTCGGCCTCTATGCCTCCGTCTCGCACGAATGGCAACTCTTCTTCGAAGATCGACTATATGCCCATTTGGTATTGACACAACATTGTCTACGCTACTTCAACAAGCTAGTCCCTCGCCAGAGACAGTTGGTCCGTTATATATGGCTTCGCATCCTCCTCGGAAATTATTATTGCTCGAAATGCCTAGGCCCTCAAAATCAGGAAGTGACATCTTCAGACTCAGAGGTTTTTTCAAAATCCATTTCCTATCTTTTCTGGCTCCTCAACCCATTGGACGCAAGTCCGGAAAACGACCTAACCTTGGAAATCGGCGCCTATTCGCCTTGCGATGTGACACATGCCGTCAAAGGAGACGAATATCTCAGCTCAGACTTAGTTGAGATGCAAGACATGGTGCACAGTAAAGGACTGCCAGTTGACGATCTTGCTCACGGATGGAAAGGCGGTCAACTGGTACAGAGCCATGATGCAAACGATTTCTATGACATAAGGAGTGTTCTGAGCTACGATTTACCCCCTACACACTCTATACTGTCAGCCGCCCACGGGGTCACCCACTTGATCATTCGTCGGACGATGCGACGGTTTATCACGGTTCCTCTGATTCGATGGATCCTAGAACGGCTACCTGACCTTCGCCATTTCATTTATGAACCTTGGCGACCACTTACAAGTCCCAGTCAAGGCTTCGTTGACTTAAACCATGAGAAGATAATCTCAGAGTTTCTCCCAAAGACATTGAAGAAATTCAACTGGTTCGAAGACTTcaacgaagaagccattcGAGTCTGCCGCAAAGACGGCCCATCGAATGAGCTTTGGCGTATCGGGACCGACTGCCATGCTTCTAGCGTCGCTCTGGCTCGCAAGAGTATCTCATTCGAACAACTCACTGGATGTTACTCCGTTGACGCAGTGCCATTCTTCCAAGCCCTCGACTTTCGTTGGACTTGGCCCAGCCTCACCACGCTCTCACTGACGTGTAGCCTTTTCGCCATGCCCGAGAAATGTGATGAAATAGTAACCCTTCTGGAAAGAGTGGGAATGGCGGCGCAAAGAATGCCCCAACTCCAAACTCTCGATATTTGGTATGGAATGAGGCATCACGCCGCGGCGTTTAGGCACCGGGTTACTGACAGCCTAATCATAATCTCATGGCTCGGAACATGGGACCTGAATTTGGAAGCTCAAGAGGATGGAGTCGTCGCAACGGCGTGGAAAGCCCTCGCAAGGCTGCAGGGCAACCGAATTCTCTATATTGCCACTTATCGAccagtgaagatggaagatgttACATCCCACGCGGCGGCGATTCGTCTGCTCGAAATTGGTCGAAGTGTCATTCACCCGGCATCTTTGGAGGAGATTTCCAGGGAGACTAAGTATTACTTTCCTACTTGATACTCGCTCTTGGAAACGGTATTTTCGCTGGTAATTTTGCTGTTTCTTGAGAGTAATTATAATCCCACTGCGAGGAGTCAGGCCTTGGTGGATATCGTGAGAGAGGTTGCGTTTTTGTTTTAAACTATTACAATGTGGTTACATGTATCTATTACCATGTAAACTGCTACTATAATGACAATGTATTTGCATCAGAAAGTTTTCCTGTCTCTACTGCTGTAACATCGTTGAAGTGGACCATGCTACGCCCTTTCTATATCTTCTAGTTGGAGTGTGATTCCTGTCATTCTTATTACAACAAATGTGATCTTACAATGCATTAGGTAGGTACTTGTTATTACACATAGCAAATTGTGCAAGAAGAGCTAGCTATCTGAATAACTGTTCTAGTGTTCGCCACTGCCACATCTACCTCAAGTGCCGATATAGCTACCCAAAGATGTTATAGAGCAACGGTTAGCGGCATCTCTCCGCATGTTATGCACTCTGCACTACTGATATAAATCCAGGATGCATGTTACGGAGCAGGCCATATGTTTTAATTTTACAACTGTGTCTCCATTGTCGTGATATGCGCTGACCGTACAAGGATCGAGTGCAGCTCTGCATCTAATCTCCGCAACTTGGTGAATCGAAAAACTGTTACCAAGTAAGATCTTTATTCTATTTTAATAACCTACAGTCCCACAACTAGTCTCTGGTGATAGAATCAACATCTCGTTGTCATCTTGCTACTGTCATAAGCTATGTAAATAAAAGACTTCGCCTCCACAAGTCAACGATAGACTTTTGTATCGGGCATGCTGACCTCGAGTCTTGGCGAACATCATGCTGTGGAGGCGGAGCCAATAAGCCACGATAACCACCTACGCCCTGATCCTCCTACCAAACCACACGTCACACACAGGTAGTTGCGTCAAAAGCTGCCAGTGACGGAGGCAACCCATCTGTGGGACCGGGCGGGTAAGGCTAGACATGCACATAACCGCGACTCGGGCGAGATTTGCATGCTGACGGCATATTCCGTGCAGGCGCTGATTCATCAGAGAATATACCGGCGAACGAAGCTCCGGGGACGCGGGTGTGGTTTGCCGACCGAGTACGGGGCATCGTTTGCCGGCGAATTCCTTGCTGCTTGCAAATCTAATCTACTACGGACATTCACGCACATGGAGATACGAGTAATCACACGCCTTGGAATTACGAATGTGTCTCAGAGAAACAAGAGCGGAGAACTTCTTGGTATTCCCGCAAGAATCCTTGCAATTCTTTCCGCAACAGGCGGATGGCACAATCCGGCGTAGCCACGGGGACAAGACAAAGTCCCGGCTAAGACCAGAGGAGCCAACTTGGCgaggggaggaagagaaccttggaaaaaaaaggcagagaaaaTTGCTGAAGAACTTTTATTGATTACGGATCCCTCCCTCGCACGGAATAGGCAGAAATGCGTAACCCGGCCCACTCGGACCTAGGGCTGtgtgtctctctctatctaCGAAGAGTGAACCATGACTCTGACTCTAATCTCGAAACCAGCCAATGGCCGGCGGGCGCGGATTGCGTTTTAGTCCAAGGTTTTTGGTTCTTGTCTGCGCCATTGGATTGGCGTGAACAAGCCGGAACTAGCAAAGAGTCGTTAGCCTGCTCACAAACTCAACGCCCGAGCACGGAGCAAATCTAGATTTGCAAAGTCCCTGCCCCTCCCGTCTGCACGGGTTTGCTCTCCACACATTGCAAGCATCCCTCGTGATCACCAACAATCCGGCATATGCTTGTTGCTTGGTGCTCGTGCCTCGTGCTTTTTGTCCTTACCATCTCGAGTATACCCGAGACGTTGCGGCCCGCAAGCTGACGAGCCGACAACCGGCATCACGGAGCCTTCCTGAGACGGCCAAGTTACAAGTACATGGAGCTGCTACATAATAAGCGTCGTCTGTCGTCTCCCTCTTCGGCTGTGGCCGACCTTgctctcgcttctccttcgtcttcttcctcttcctcttcctccatctctacctcactctcttcccctcGCTCTGTTTCTGTCTCTCTCGTCAACCAACAAATTCAGAACCAtaaccacaaccacaaccgCAACTACACTCACACCCATAACAAAATTCACAACCATCCGCCGAATCCCACAACCATGGGCGGCATCGCAGCAGACGTATTTGCGTCGTCTCCTCCACGACCGACGAATCTCCCGACTGGAACTCCGACTCCCCCTCCCGAGCCCATGTCAGAGCCGTATCACGGCTATTCTTTCCCCCACAACAGACTCAAGCGCCGCCTGACGCATCCCAACAAGACGCCGCTGGTCCTGGTGTCGTGCGGCAGCTTTTCGCCGCCCACTTCCTTGCACATGTCCATGTTTTCCGTCGCCGAGAGTTACGCGGAGCGCACCGGCTTCGAGCTGGTCGGCAGCTACATGAGCCCTTGCAGCGACACCTACGGCAAAAGTTCTCTGGTCCCTGCTCACCATCGCATTAACATGTAAGTCTCCGGTCAACTCAACCCCTCTTTTTGGAAGACGAGAGAAGGCCGAGGTCGAGTCTTACTAATGCTCTTTTTTGTCGCAATGCAGGTGCCGTTTAGCCATTGAGCAGACAAACAGCAACGCCATGATCGACGACTGGGAGACTCTGCGCCGCGACGAGGCCGGCCGCCCAGTTTACACACGCACTGCCGATGTCCTCAAGCGCCTGGACGAGCAGCTCAACGACGTGCTGGGCGGCATCCAGACCCTGGACGGCACATTTGTAAGAGCAAGGGTCATGCTGCTTATCGGGGCCGACTTGGCCCTCACCATGAGCGATCCCAAGGTGTGGGCGCCGGCCGATATTGACGTGCTCCTGGGCTACTATGGCGCCTTCATCGTTGAGCGGCCTGCTCTGTGTGCGACCCAGGACGCCATCCAGCCCTTGAAGAAGTATCACGGCAACATCATGGTCGTCCCGTCCTTTCAAAACGACGTCTCGTCGACCAAGGCCCGAGCCCAGATCCGGAACGGCGAGGTCGCACAGGATTTGCCGAGATCCGTCTACGACTACATcaagctgcatcatctgTACGGGAGCGCGCCCCCCAAGGACCGGCATGTGGACAAGAATGGGAAGCCAGACCTGGAAATGGTCTCGCCCCGTCTGCCCGTCGCATCGCACAGATGACACTGGTGAAACCCTGAGAAACCATGTTTGCCATGACACACAGGAAACTGAAAGTTTCAAGGCAACATGCCCCTTCATTTGTACGCTTGGCAGGGCAAATTCTTTGGAGTTTTTTGTCCGCCTAGCCTATGTACCACCTTTCATCAGCGTCAGCCCTTGTTTCGCGAAAGATGAGCGATGATAGATGCTAGATCGTAGTGTCTCACTTCCTTGtctcattttcattttcattttctttttgtttcatctAGGGTACGGagtttatttttcttcttctttgatatCACGCGAGCATTGTTTAGCTGCATGTACGCTCTTTGCTCTGCCATGTATCTGGTGCCGCAAGCCTCTATCATCATGAGGACTGGCCGCCTCTAGCATCTAACAAGATGGGAATGCTCTTATATGGGCTGTCTGGGATTTAAACTGGGCTCAATAATGCAGTTGATGGAACTGGGCTTGGGTATATAATCACTTGGATATGATGGCGGCCATGTCTGCCACGAGGGAATCACGCGACAGGGTTTGACGATTAGAACGAGTCTTTAACACAACCTCTGGGAAACAGCGATAAACGGACCAAGGCGAAAGCTATTGTGATAGAGTTTTCGGACTGATGAGATTTTGGGATGGACATTTGATGATTTTAGAAGTTGTACGCCCTGTTTTCTATTGATCATGACCTTGGTTTCATGTCGGGCGTCGAGCATCTTACATGCTCTCTGCATTACGTGTACTTTGTACATTCTtacctactcgtactctCATTTCAGAAATCCCGGGCAAATGGATAAAAAGGCCCGGATGAACGGACAGTTCAAGCAGCTCTAGGGTATCTTGCTGCTTTCTACCCTCCTTTCCTCCTTTCCTCCCTTTCCCATTAAAGGGCCAGGAATTGTGAAACTCGTAAATCTCTGAACTGCGTTCCATGTCGCCGGATTCGTGTTGTGGAACGTAATGTTGACGCTGTGTGGGTTTCAGAGCCGTATCGTGACTGTTTGCGGACATGTCTCGGCTTTCGGCGTCTTACATCGTGTATATGTTGAGGGTTGGCATAGCGATATCGCATGGTTTTAGTCATCTTTTGGACAAGATAATGACAAACAGAATAATTAGTTGAGGAAGTAGATAATTTAGTAAAGGCAGCGGATTCCATGTTACATAAAATTACGTCCATCCATCATGTTGCCGTATGTTATAGGATGGACTACAGTTGTCTTTGTACGAAGCAACGACATGATATCTCCACTCCATCCTCGCCTGTTTTTACCTGTTGACCTGATCCGGTTCTCCTCATGTTCAAACACTTTTGTGCCGTGGACATCTGCAACTTTCTTCCATACAGATATGACCTCGGGCGGGAAATTCCACTTCCAGGTGCTGTCCCAACACAATATGCTGCCAGTGCTATCGTGAATGTAGGTGAATATGGCTCCGTAATTCcactttttataatatagttCCATGATTTCCAATCTGGGCATACGTCGCGCAGCTCGGGCAGCTGATATTAACAGAGGAGGGATTTCGGCTGTTCTCCACGGCGATATGACGGCGGATGTCAAGACGATCGAGGTGAGATTGAGCCATCCCAGCTTCCAATGAGGCCGGCTGATCTGTGGGGTTTGGAAGTCGGAGAAGAAATTAACGGCGTCGATGATGAAGGACATAGATATCACCTCTGGTTCTTTGTCTTGACTGATTTCCGCCACAAGCCGACCCAGTGAGCCGTCTCTATCACTCACGTATCCTGACGGTATCCCATCTCCGTAAACGTCAGGGCTATCCTCAAACACCTGAAGTCTTCTGATGGATGAGGGCATCTTGGTTATGATATTTTTTACAGCCTCTTCATTTTCGCCCCCCAACGCcgtgaagaagttgagagcAAGAGGCTCGTAAGTTACAAACTCAAGATTCGGGAGCGAGTCCACCATGCAGTTGACATAATGGGTAAAGAAACTGATGTGCATCTGCCGGCGAATAGTGAGATCTGTTATCAATCTTACCACAGGAAGTCGCAACGTTGTTAGACTGGGATGTCTCCGAGGGACATAGAAGGGGTGTAATTCGAATTGCTGGCTTCCCTCATGGTCTGTTAATGTGCGCCTGGCGCTGGGCTCCTTTTCATAAATGGCGTCCAAGGGCTCACTGTCCACCGTGAGATCTACTCCTTTGAGCTCGTCTGGAACAGTGTCTTTCATGGAATGGTCGGGGTCCGCAGCCGAAAATGCTGTTAATTCTAGGGCAATACCCGGTTGGCCTACAATTCTCTCTGGCCATTCCGACAAGATCTGAAAGAGTTGGAATATCGTCGCATTAAAGCGCAAGGCATCCAATTCATGACGGAATTTGACGCCTGTTACACCAGATTGGACCGATCTCTCAAACCGTAGCCATATATGTTGGACGAAGTGGCATCGAGATCCTGTAATAATGGCTTCTAACTCGCTGAGCCGCTTTATGGACAGCGTCAGACGCCGGAAGATGTATGGCTCGAAATAGTCATACCACTCTTGGCAGACGGTAGCGTATACCGATGCTCTTGCTTTCCCGCTCTGTATCGAGTCCTCTAGATGTTCGAAAATTAGTCCTTTCAGTTCTTGTGGCAGGATTCCCCAGGGAGAATGTGAACATGgttgcccttgcccttgctctTCCTCGGGCTGTTGACTTGGATATGGACCACCTCGACCTCTACCTCGACCTCTACCTCGGCCTCGATTTCGCCCATGGCGTGCCATATTCCCTTGTAAAGATATAAGGAGTTCGATGTTTGATCAAAATATGACCCATTCACGCTGCGGCGAAAGATACATGTGAAAGTGACGGAATATGAAGAATTGGCGTGAGTTTCCATGTTGTTGGTCGACATTTTATACGTGATTCCAAACCTTGATCATTACACGTACATAAGGTACATACACTATAAaaaaggtacatgtatgaaCGAATACTTCTTTGATCACGGTGTCTTGTGGTAAGCATTGATACCCTCAACAAGGCTGAAAGGGATCGCACGCTCGAATTGAAGCTCGTGCACCTATGTACTTACATATTTTATACCAGTATTTTGCACGGATTCAAGCTGACCCAATCTTTGCTCATAAAATACGTTTGTATGATGTAGGAGTAAAGATACTCCCCATATGCATTAGTAAATGTTACTTTAGATGCAACCTAAGGCACGTCAAAACTTTATTGAAATGTGGGCAAAGATACCACAAGTCTAGTCTCAAGAAAGTAAACAGTTTCTATGTAAGAAAGATTCAAGCAAAATGTAGTTTCCAGGACTATCTTTGAAGGAGATACTGGGCTTTA harbors:
- a CDS encoding cytidylyltransferase-like domain-containing protein — protein: MGGIAADVFASSPPRPTNLPTGTPTPPPEPMSEPYHGYSFPHNRLKRRLTHPNKTPLVLVSCGSFSPPTSLHMSMFSVAESYAERTGFELVGSYMSPCSDTYGKSSLVPAHHRINMCRLAIEQTNSNAMIDDWETLRRDEAGRPVYTRTADVLKRLDEQLNDVLGGIQTLDGTFVRARVMLLIGADLALTMSDPKVWAPADIDVLLGYYGAFIVERPALCATQDAIQPLKKYHGNIMVVPSFQNDVSSTKARAQIRNGEVAQDLPRSVYDYIKLHHLYGSAPPKDRHVDKNGKPDLEMVSPRLPVASHR
- a CDS encoding transmembrane amino acid transporter protein domain-containing protein, translating into MTMAKKNHGEISLHDEDRGLLAQYPEPETERNGNGGDLGIITSVLKSSRPDFEPEVKTPRTPGRVQFDLTPRILNFSDAPNGRPSTSSSFSSADRFDFDDSGSGHDSHRVPLLTDLEAPSITVAREWDDAGEGDEENAAEAELRRPKSGLKSAFMNMANSIIGAGIIGQPYAMRQAGLLAGTLLLIALTIVVDWTICLIVINSKLSGTSSFQGTVQHCFGRPGLIAISVAQWVFAFGGMVAFGVIVGDTIPHVLTAIWTDLANVPVLGLLTDRRVSIAVFCMGISYPLTLYRDIAKLAKASTLALIGMLVIVVTVLVQGVLVPSADRGSFSMPLLTVNSGIFQAIGVISFAFVCHHNSLLIYGSLKTPTIDNFSRVTHYSTGVSMFACLIMALGGFLTFGDKTLGNVLNNFSSDNSMVNVARLCFGLNMLTTLPLEAFVCREVMITYFYPDEPFDIRRHLIISTALVAGATTLSMLTCDLGIVFELVGATSAVAMAYILPPMCYIKLTTRSWRTYVAAAVVVFGVVVMIISVIQAIDKLIHGSDAAAKCT